Genomic window (Aethina tumida isolate Nest 87 chromosome 4, icAetTumi1.1, whole genome shotgun sequence):
GATCGTGGTGGAATTAACAAATCATGTGCCGAAATTACAccaatacaattgaaaaagttttttattaaaattggtttatACCCAACTTAGAGGGTGTTTAATCCAGTGGtgtagttaaattataataaatattgtttaatttaataaacatcaattttgaatattttaccataaaatatatattattttaagtgcaTTAATGTATTTCCTTTCTTAACTGCagaataaatttgattgtgAGACAAAATTCTTCCGGAAATAGGATAAGATTTTGACTAAAATAGACGATGTGTCATTCATATTTCCTGCTCCTATTAGCcggtatattataattaattttattttttctcaacgtaattaaattttatctaaaatgtcAATATTAATACTTCGGTAATTAGGTGGTTACTTTACACTAACAACTAGTTGTTAGTACACATTtactaagttaaaaataagtatcaGGTAAAGATTGAGTCATAAATACGTGTTAAACTCgttcaaatgaattaaataatcaaaaggcAAGCACGCATAAAGAAATTCAAATcgtttttaacttaaattaacagATGCTACATATTGATTAGTTGATTcatccaataaattttataggtcACACAAACATATGTAGGTGTATACTTACTTTTTTTAAGGCGCTgaatataatactaataatgccATTATTATCCTGTTTTTTGTCAACAGGATCTACTTTGCTAGCactcattttaaatgaattttatataaacgaCTTGTCGAATTAATCCAGTTGTTAACCCTAACAACACAAGAGATGAACTGTAGTGTGTTTCAGTTAATTTACCTTACATTTACTTTGCAATAAACAATTTCCTATCTACGAAGATACTAAACAAATGATGTCATGGTTAAAACAACGCAACATTCAACCCAAGAATAAACCGAAATCCGTGATCCCCTTCTTTGTTTAATACGCTCATGAGTATTTTCTCTTTCCTTTTCTATTATGCCTATGAGCATGTGTAAAGGGGGTTGTCTAAGTTTCCTGCTATTGATTCCTGCAATCCACGTGGGTTTCTGCTTGATGGACGAAGACAAAAAATGAAcgaaaaagtaaatttgataGTAAATAGTTAAAGgcgatataatttatttatttaattgggcTAATTATCTAGTAAATAGGTAGCAGGAATGTGTGTGTCAAATATAACACATTTTaggagttaaatttttaattaatatttaaaattaaataacaaatcacCTAAATAAGCACTTTTATTCAGTATCAAATTCATTAGCTTGCAGGTGCTGATTTGttctacttaatttttaataatcgtatacagtggtggccagaAAGGtggaacaaaatttatttctttattttttctcattgATTGAGTATTATTATgactttttgttaataaaacaacCATTATTGTATTGAGATagcatttattatacatactgTGATATCATATAACAAACGAAAAAGTACAAAcatgttcaaataaaaactaattctacttacatataatttatatcatgATTAAAACTAGGGTTGAATATAATCAAATGCCGAATGTGGCAGCCGATTAAGATTAAATATCACATACACAGTGAAGTAATGCAATAAATATGGGATAACATATTCAAAGGTCGCATGTTCTTCAATTGAATTCACGGTCGGGCAGCAGGATGGGCGCGACCAATGTCCAAGCATAAAGCGTCAAGCATAGCCAGCTTGAAATCTCCTTGATCCACATCGAGCCGGCGTTCACACCAAACGACTCCAAACTCGAGTTTGGTctgtaaaaattcattatgaaTGACTTACTGTGTTTTAaccaaaaattattcacaCTTACTTGTACCAGTTGGTCAGAGTCATCATCACGTTGAGTGTGGCGAGGGCGAACATCACGTGGAAGAAGCTCCAGCTGTAGGCGACCGACTCTTCCTCGTTGTCCCAGACCTTTTTGCCGCCGTCACCGCTTTCGCCGCCATCGTTACCTGCCAGAGGGGTATACGGTTCTATTTTAGAATAACACACgggaaacaaaaataaatgaaatattgattagaAAGCCTAAACATTCCACAGCATTACGTGGTGAACCTTCAACCATTTTAAACGTGTTAGGAACTaaagaattgaaattaaataaaagaaacaccATACCTTCGTTTTCTACCAAGTTCTCGGAGCCATATCCCCTGACTGGATGGAAAAAAGATACGATAATTAGTGTTTGTACATAAAAACGAAACAGAACAGAAACAATACATTCACTACATAATGCTATGggatattaaacaaataaaaaataatggtattcatcaataaaaattcaaacaaaatacattcaaggtattatttcttaaaaaaatacatgttaTAACTAAAAAGGGTACTAATTAAGTCttgcacaaattaaaaaactcatTCAAAGCATTGGAAGAATGCTTACCTGCTCCATTATCTTTGGCCAATATATTCTCAGACATGGTAATCTTTGAAGAGTTGCTTGCAGTCCTCAAGGAGGAATACAAAACACAGCACATCCAAATTAAGAGGCCAATAACATCAATGTTATGGTTTTCAGATTTTACTCCAAAAATGCCCCAAATTCCAGGATTGCACTCacctaaacaatataattaatcacaAGTTGATGTATTTAGCATAGACCTTACTTTTGGAGTTGGAAACAGCAGACCAAGTCAAATAGGTAACATACAGGGTGACAATAGATGACTGCAAGAGTCCAGATCTTGGCAATTTGTTTTGCACAGATGGTAAAATTGAGATGGCACTTATAATGACGCACAGAATcaaattaatggaaataaagaatttattcaaGTCACAATCTCCggcctaaaatataaattagtaacaaaatttcatgaaaaaataCCAAATGAATTACCTTAGTGTAAAACACGAATAATAACGTGAGTCCAGTTATGCTGATGACATAATTTAACAAAGTAAAGCCAATCAATCCAAAGAACCAACCCCTAGATTCTGTCTCCTCATAATTTCCAACCCAGGCTTCAGCCCAAGAATGGGCAAAGTCAACAATTAATATCAACTGGATTATTATGAATAGAAACCCGCCAATCATACCAAAGTACATCCAGACAGTGGCAAATGATCCTTCAGGTATAAAGAAGGCCCCAATTACACCACCAATTACCACCATATATTTCAACCCCCAGAAACtagaattatcaatattaatcattaaattaagtaattaacaaTGATCTTACCCATTTTGTATTCCTGCTCGAGCATCTTTAGAAGTTTTTACCCCTAACATCATCAGTGCAAATAGTAGGAAGAAACAAGTCATAACAAAACATATCCTGTACACAGCCAAATATCCTACAGCTTTATCGCAGTCAAATACCACAGAATCTGGCAAGTACTTCCCAGTTCCATTCTTACAGAATGGTACCTAAACAACAACTAGGTCAGACCAAAACAAAAACACACCGAGTCAGCCTACCTTTTTCAATACATCCTGCAAACCTGGTGATAAAGTAATGCAGGCTACTATAGTAGTAACCAGCAGCATAAAAGCATACATAATACGTGTGGACGTCGAGTTTCTGCATGATGGACATGCCGAACAACACAATGAGCAGGCTGCACTTCCACAGCAACAGGCGAGCTTAAATGCAAGTTTTCAGTTTAGGTTACTATGTTAGTGTTAAACTAATTACCTGTGCCGCAGAACAAAGACCAAAAACGGCTCccattttagattatttacttGCACATCTGATGAGTAAGATGTTTACACTTGGGATTTGTCTGGTCACGTAACGCGTTGGTTATCCCGACTAGAAGTATAATAAcgttaaatttgacaaaataacGGTTTAGGTCGATCAATTTTTACTTAGAATTAGTGGCGAATTTTGTCtggttaattttgtgaataataCACACAAAGTCGCAGATAAACAACAAAGATGGCGCAGAGAAGATATGCTTGACGCATGCGTCAAATGTATTTTTGCAAGAGGACttgatattttgtaataatttatttaatatgcttTTGGGTGAATAAGTGAATTGTATTGATctcttttttaaatgtttataactcGTTACTTTAGTTAATCTAATATcctatattgaataatttatgaaaacgattcatgtatttaattaactcaatttttgcttaatatttaacttcttAAGAGACTACAAATTTACGAATCAGCTAAGTAATTTgtagtaattaatttgattatgttGAATCAGCTCAAAATCACCTTTAATACTTAATAcaggtaatttaaattaaatactttattctCTCAGAACTTAGTATACTTGTTCTTAtgttctaaatataataaaataacacacaaAATTAAgtgatttcaaaatttatttatacaatataaaaagaggttttctttttcaacttaaaattacaattatttacagAGTTAAATCCTCAAACTTATAGTTTCCAACAAAAATATCTGTATCACCTTAAACATCAGTACCACAAGATTGTGGAATAGTTACAATCATCCTTGTCAACACCAGACGTCTGAGATCAAAACAGGAGGTACTCATaaggaaattttattacaaaacgtTGAAAGGTAAAAGTACATAATACTTTAATCAGTAACACAACACATGCTTACACTTATCTAAGAACATACAACGTTAAGTCGTCAATTTACCGTCCttcaactgaaaataaaaaaacaataagttAGTTTCTGCAATAaggctaaaaaattaaaaacttactgTAGGAACTAAGATCAATTTCATCAGGTAGTTCCGTAATATTGACATCAAATCTATCTTGTACTTCATTCAAGATTTTGGCGTCACTTTCTTCTGACACGAAAGTGATGGCCAGACCTTTGGTACCAAAACGTCCAGCTCTGGCCACCCTGTGAAGGTAAGTGTCGGAATCTTCAGGCATGTCGTAATTGAAGACGATGTTGACCCTCTCAATATCCATACCACGACCAAACAGGTTTGTGGCCACCAAAATTCTCTgcaaaaacatcaaatttattggAGGTGTCttgatttaagtaaaaaattgactGTTTGATATAGAAGTCAGTAAGATTCCCAAAAAGATGTTTTCAAATCACTGGGGTTCATATGTCCCTACATCCACTTATCATCATGAAGATCAATGTAATACTtaagataatcaaaattaatacaaacctTTTGGAAGTCCTTGAACTGTTCATATCTGGACAGACGCTCCTTTTGTTCCATTCCTCTGTGGATTCCTATGGCGGGGAAGTTTTGTTCTGTCAATAGTTGGGCCAATGCCATGCATCTTTGTACTGATTTTACGAATATCACCACCTGGAATTACACCCATTAAATAATCTGGACCACAGTTTTGTTCTAcagattaaaactttttaattaattcagtgaGAGAGTTCTGGTTTAATCAACaagttcatattaattattttcatcatttaaattcattatagtattatatataagttGAAGTAAATGGATACGTACTTGATTGAATTCTAACACATCAAGCAACTCAAAGAGTTTTTTGTTCTTCTCATTCTCCTTTAGTTTGACATAGTGCTGTTGCAGTCCGTGCAACGTCAGCTTGGCCTCGTCGTCCACATACACTTCCATGGGctaaacaaaagaaacagtTAGGGCACAGGGACCTTTTTGTAACATCAGACTAGCTAAGCGGCTGTTAGAAAAAGGTCAGATTTCTTAGGCCATCATAGCGTCGAGACGCTCTGGTGGAAACCGCGAAAGAATAAGTTAATCATCATgaaataatactttaaaagttaaattgaaaGTTTAGGATCAACTTTACAAAATTGCAGACATAAAATCAAGTTATGTTCTGTAATATCTTTATTACTTTAGTTACATTTAAAGGTAACAAAGACTGCAATTAAATAAAGCTATTCCAAGACtgcaaatttgataaataatttaaaacagctCACTCTCTTGCATAGTTACTGACTGATTAATTCGTTCAGGGGATGTTGAGGGTCTGGCTTTCTCATCGTACATTAAAGAGGTGTGTCGCATCCCATCGCTGCTTTCCATATTCCGCTACGCACAACTCGGATAGTTAGATagaaaacaacataaaatccTCGAGACTCTTCGTTGCATCGAAACAGAACAGAAAACATAAACCAAGTGTGGCAGgcgaaatttgtttttgactgacattttttattaataaacgtgGACGTGTCCTAAGCAATTTTTCAACACTGTAGCACGGCCAAAAATGTTCTAAACGACGCATTCCCACGCGATTTTCGTTTCTTCTTGTCTTCTTCCAACTCCATCTTCTTAGCCCGGCCCAACCCCCACCTACGCGTCGGGCTACAGTGCACTAAGTTTTCCCAAATAGGTCCGCGATAGCAAATTAAAAGGACATTTTTCCGTTAGTGTGATACACCGCATGTATTTTCGTTTCCGATTCGTTTATTAACCCCGTTCTCGAATAGCAGCAGCATTGCGATTGGGTGCGTGATGGTAGCCGTAACTCATTTGGGTTGAAGTAGTGGTAGTAGTAGAATAAGGAGTAGTAAGTTGAATTACATCTTGCATAAACTTCTTGCAGACGGGGCGGATTTCTTTGCGGAGCGTGGCACTGAACATCATTACTTGCTTTCCATGCGGCGTGTTACGGTAGATTTCTTGTACGTCCTTTCTCATATCTGGAAAAAAGTACAACAAACACATtagaaacttaaataataaattaaacatgtatTATTTAGGTCAAACTTTGTCAGGATAGGCCCAGTTAAcatcaaatatttcagttgTCCCTACCTATTATTGTCATCATAGTATTATTACAAGAATATAGGCCCAAACTTGAGGaacatatatataaaaattataattacctaATAGTTCCAGCATTTTGTCACACTCATCCAAGATAAAGTGCTTGAGATGCTTCAGATTCAGCTTTCTGGAACGGACTAGTGCCAAAATACGGCCGGGGGTGCCGACAACAATGTGAGGACAGTTGTTCTTCAACAGTTCTTCATCCTTCTGGATGGGCAGACCGCCAAAGAAGACTCCCACCTTGACGTTGGTCATGTACTTGCTGAAACGCTCGTACTCCTTGCTGATCTGGAATGCCAGCTCCCTTGTGTGGCACATGACCAGGACGTTGACGACGTCGTCGGTGGGTTCGAGCTGCTGCAACGTGGCCAGGACGAACACCGCCGTCTTACCCATACCAGACTTGGCCTGGCACAGAATGTCCATGCCAAGCACTGCCTGAGGGATACACTCATGTTGAACTGAAACATACACACATCGGTCACTTGTGTTCcattaaaatgttaagaacGAAGCTCACAGCTGTGATATCAGAGCTTCTAGGCCATCACTACAGGAGTTCTGGTGGAAACCGCgaaagaagtaatttattcatcattGTAACTCAGTGACATAATCGTTGtacttataattttgaaagagacGCGGATTGAAAAACATTGCACAACATAAACTGGTGACGTCACATCAGGGCACGGTTCAAACAACcgacaaaacaaacaaaaaagacTCACCTTCAGAAGGGTGCTCGAAGCCGCAGTCCACAATGGCTCTGAGAATTTCGGGTTTCAGAAGGAAGTCCCTGAAGCCGGAGCTGTGGATGGATACGTAGGTACCCTTGACGCCCTTCTTCGTTTCGCCGGCGGCCGCCGTTTCGGTCGCGGTCTGCTCGGTGTTCTCCTCATCTTCGTAGTCCAAAAGATCGTCGGCATCGGCCATTTTCAACTGGTTTTATCGGTTATTTAGACTGGCTGCAAACGACCGTTAAACGTCAGCCTACTTGTTCACACACACAATGGCggattatacataaaattttaaatcgggTTTTTCAACCTCAGCTAACAGTTATTGACAAAAATACAAGGTTTAAAACGAACTACAGGCTAAGCGAAAtggtttagtaaaattaaacaaggtTTAAGTCATATGATTGAGCAAATAAGTTTGGATAAAAAGCACTCAACTTACCTACAAAACAACACACACAAGAGGACAGGCGGAAATGATGGCCGAAAAAAGCGCGTCACTGTACTAATGTTCTGCGCAGGTCATAAGTGTTGCcaactttaataaatgtaaaataaccCCCCATCTGGTTACTTATAacggtttattttttgaatgtaatcgatattttatattcaggaactatatatattttggtgaaatatttcagtttgaaACCAAATCAGCTATAGAAGGTAAAGGAACTATTTGTAAGTCAATTAATAAGACCCCAAAAGATGCTTAATTCATCAGTTTATAGTaagtattcaattataattgtttttaagtaataagactcagttaaatgttaaaaataaattatgaataacgtGGATAGAAATTAAATGTCCTCAATGATATACAGAGTGTCAaaatcaaacaataaatattgatatttaaatcagGCTTGCCTtgacaaaagttaataataatggacAAATGAgtggataaatttaaagttccaAAATTGTTCTATGTATCTAGggtccaaacttttatttggtgGACAGTGAACATATTGTTACCATCTAATCCTATTCTAGTTTTGTTCGACAGTTGTAGTCTGATTATTTTTCTAGACACACTGTGATTTAatgaattcatttttatttgtctagtggataataaaagatttttttttctgattcTTCCAATTTGCCTGTCTATAATGAACttaacacattaattaatatttgaaatttcctCGTCAATTTAGCCAGTCTTACCACATAGTGGATAATAAAGTtactaaaatgtatattttgattttaatatcctaaaaataagaattaaaaagtcttaattacattattttctctggaaacatcaatttttacaaaaatgaaaaaataacatagtattcaattacataatatttacgtttacaaaataatagcTTATGTAACAATACATGCACAAAACAAATCGAATAAAACTCCATGTATTTAcagttacaatttttatttaagcaacaaaatatttacatactaCCCAAAAGTCTCTTTAGTGATGAGAGTCTTCTTTATAGAATCTCAATCCACAGTATCCACAAGAATGTTCACCAGGCTTGTCCTGAAGCAAATGAAAAGAGCAATTACATAATTCATGTACAGGAATGGCAACAGGCttactaaattaatgtaaacttTGGGGTGTCCGGTGGGTCCGCTGCCCCCGTCACACCATACAACACGTTCCTTGCAAGCCTTCGGGGGCACTTGTGCGATCAAATCAATGGCGAAGTTGGGGTTGACGTGCTTCGGCCTGTCTACGAAACGGGCCAACCTGTAGTCGTCCGCTTCCCATTTCTGTAAAAGTTTACCGTAGATTC
Coding sequences:
- the LOC109596377 gene encoding ATP-dependent RNA helicase WM6 — its product is MADADDLLDYEDEENTEQTATETAAAGETKKGVKGTYVSIHSSGFRDFLLKPEILRAIVDCGFEHPSEVQHECIPQAVLGMDILCQAKSGMGKTAVFVLATLQQLEPTDDVVNVLVMCHTRELAFQISKEYERFSKYMTNVKVGVFFGGLPIQKDEELLKNNCPHIVVGTPGRILALVRSRKLNLKHLKHFILDECDKMLELLDMRKDVQEIYRNTPHGKQVMMFSATLRKEIRPVCKKFMQDPMEVYVDDEAKLTLHGLQQHYVKLKENEKNKKLFELLDVLEFNQVVIFVKSVQRCMALAQLLTEQNFPAIGIHRGMEQKERLSRYEQFKDFQKRILVATNLFGRGMDIERVNIVFNYDMPEDSDTYLHRVARAGRFGTKGLAITFVSEESDAKILNEVQDRFDVNITELPDEIDLSSYIEGR
- the LOC109596368 gene encoding probable NADH dehydrogenase [ubiquinone] iron-sulfur protein 6, mitochondrial — its product is MSSLRQLTKFSKELLLKNNNIIAAGAVRNSSDWVPQEKVTHTGQKWEADDYRLARFVDRPKHVNPNFAIDLIAQVPPKACKERVVWCDGGSGPTGHPKVYINLDKPGEHSCGYCGLRFYKEDSHH
- the LOC109596356 gene encoding probable serine incorporator isoform X3; the protein is MGAVFGLCSAAQLACCCGSAACSLCCSACPSCRNSTSTRIMYAFMLLVTTIVACITLSPGLQDVLKKVPFCKNGTGKYLPDSVVFDCDKAVGYLAVYRICFVMTCFFLLFALMMLGVKTSKDARAGIQNGFWGLKYMVVIGGVIGAFFIPEGSFATVWMYFGMIGGFLFIIIQLILIVDFAHSWAEAWVGNYEETESRGWFFGLIGFTLLNYVISITGLTLLFVFYTKAGDCDLNKFFISINLILCVIISAISILPSVQNKLPRSGLLQSSIVTLYVTYLTWSAVSNSKSECNPGIWGIFGVKSENHNIDVIGLLIWMCCVLYSSLRTASNSSKITMSENILAKDNGAGNDGGESGDGGKKVWDNEEESVAYSWSFFHVMFALATLNVMMTLTNWYKPNSSLESFGVNAGSMWIKEISSWLCLTLYAWTLVAPILLPDREFN
- the LOC109596356 gene encoding probable serine incorporator isoform X2; the protein is MGAVFGLCSAAQLACCCGSAACSLCCSACPSCRNSTSTRIMYAFMLLVTTIVACITLSPGLQDVLKKVPFCKNGTGKYLPDSVVFDCDKAVGYLAVYRICFVMTCFFLLFALMMLGVKTSKDARAGIQNGFWGLKYMVVIGGVIGAFFIPEGSFATVWMYFGMIGGFLFIIIQLILIVDFAHSWAEAWVGNYEETESRGWFFGLIGFTLLNYVISITGLTLLFVFYTKAGDCDLNKFFISINLILCVIISAISILPSVQNKLPRSGLLQSSIVTLYVTYLTWSAVSNSKSECNPGIWGIFGVKSENHNIDVIGLLIWMCCVLYSSLRTASNSSKITMSENILAKDNGAEPYTPLAGNDGGESGDGGKKVWDNEEESVAYSWSFFHVMFALATLNVMMTLTNWYKPNSSLESFGVNAGSMWIKEISSWLCLTLYAWTLVAPILLPDREFN
- the LOC109596356 gene encoding probable serine incorporator isoform X1, coding for MGAVFGLCSAAQLACCCGSAACSLCCSACPSCRNSTSTRIMYAFMLLVTTIVACITLSPGLQDVLKKVPFCKNGTGKYLPDSVVFDCDKAVGYLAVYRICFVMTCFFLLFALMMLGVKTSKDARAGIQNGFWGLKYMVVIGGVIGAFFIPEGSFATVWMYFGMIGGFLFIIIQLILIVDFAHSWAEAWVGNYEETESRGWFFGLIGFTLLNYVISITGLTLLFVFYTKAGDCDLNKFFISINLILCVIISAISILPSVQNKLPRSGLLQSSIVTLYVTYLTWSAVSNSKSECNPGIWGIFGVKSENHNIDVIGLLIWMCCVLYSSLRTASNSSKITMSENILAKDNGAVRGYGSENLVENEGNDGGESGDGGKKVWDNEEESVAYSWSFFHVMFALATLNVMMTLTNWYKPNSSLESFGVNAGSMWIKEISSWLCLTLYAWTLVAPILLPDREFN